One Flagellimonas sp. CMM7 genomic region harbors:
- a CDS encoding DJ-1/PfpI family protein codes for MKNTIIIFLVIGLLSCQEKQTPSNTNAHEKAVVKKQDRNLKPDGTAYSNEELALMGHTESMAVLYEVPTDTIESIGILLYDGFFTMDAMGPLSVLNSMFPTEKILIGRNKGTITSSDKVKIEVEYGIEDIEQLDMLVIPGGFIETYQATKDQELLDWVRKIDQNSKYTVSVCTGAWILGAAGLLKGKNATTHWYRAEEKLAEYGATFVKERYTNDGKYWTSAGVSAGIDMSMALVDKILGRNYAEFVALNLEYDPQPPFESGHPDKADRVVSIMTEKMYDLGLDPYIEK; via the coding sequence ATGAAAAATACAATAATCATCTTTTTAGTAATAGGGCTTCTATCATGCCAAGAAAAACAGACCCCTTCCAATACAAATGCCCACGAAAAGGCAGTGGTAAAAAAACAAGATCGTAACTTAAAACCAGATGGCACGGCCTATTCCAATGAAGAATTGGCCCTTATGGGACACACAGAGTCTATGGCCGTTTTATACGAGGTCCCAACGGATACCATTGAAAGCATTGGGATTTTACTTTATGATGGTTTTTTTACTATGGATGCCATGGGGCCGCTTTCCGTATTGAACAGTATGTTCCCTACCGAGAAAATACTCATAGGAAGGAACAAAGGAACCATTACCAGCAGTGACAAGGTGAAAATTGAAGTTGAGTACGGGATTGAAGATATTGAACAGCTGGATATGTTGGTCATTCCTGGAGGTTTTATAGAAACATACCAAGCCACCAAAGATCAAGAGCTATTGGATTGGGTGCGTAAAATTGACCAAAACAGCAAATATACAGTTAGTGTGTGCACTGGCGCTTGGATTTTAGGTGCAGCAGGACTTTTAAAAGGAAAAAATGCAACTACCCATTGGTACCGTGCCGAAGAAAAATTGGCCGAATATGGAGCAACTTTTGTTAAAGAGCGTTACACAAATGATGGTAAATACTGGACAAGCGCGGGAGTTTCTGCTGGCATTGATATGAGCATGGCTCTGGTAGACAAAATTTTAGGTCGTAACTATGCCGAGTTTGTAGCATTAAATTTAGAGTATGACCCACAACCTCCTTTTGAAAGTGGACACCCCGATAAAGCGGATCGCGTTGTAAGCATTATGACTGAAAAAATGTATGATTTAGGTTTGGATCCATATATTGAAAAATAA
- a CDS encoding PepSY domain-containing protein: MPGSNASGLTIMTKRKLIQLNRKWHRYLGVILGIQFFLWTLGGLYFSWTNIEEIRGSTLKKKDAPIFVSDTLVSPSIFTQNLGDNDSIVSLEVFSNLNHPAYRLIVRTGEGEKVFLFDAKTGQKLPSLSKKQSIDVAKAKLSVNAPITMVEYLTETGKHHEYRGRPLPAYAITFDEPANTTVYVSTEYGNVQTFRSNKWRVFDFFWMLHTMDYQERDNFNNLLLRAFALFGLVTILSGFSLYLLTSRIFNPKKSTK, from the coding sequence ATGCCCGGAAGCAATGCTTCCGGGCTTACCATTATGACAAAGAGAAAACTTATTCAACTTAATCGAAAATGGCATCGCTATTTGGGCGTTATCTTAGGAATCCAATTCTTTCTTTGGACCCTTGGCGGTCTCTATTTCAGTTGGACCAACATTGAGGAAATACGAGGCAGTACCCTAAAGAAAAAAGATGCCCCAATTTTTGTCTCAGATACTTTAGTGTCTCCATCAATATTCACTCAGAATCTTGGGGATAACGACAGTATTGTTTCTTTAGAAGTTTTCTCAAATCTAAATCATCCCGCTTATAGATTGATAGTACGGACGGGAGAGGGTGAAAAAGTTTTTCTATTTGATGCAAAAACTGGACAAAAACTACCCTCATTGAGTAAGAAACAAAGCATAGATGTGGCCAAAGCAAAACTTTCCGTAAATGCTCCAATAACAATGGTAGAATATCTAACCGAAACGGGGAAACATCATGAGTATAGGGGCAGACCATTACCTGCATACGCCATTACTTTTGATGAGCCTGCGAACACAACCGTATATGTTTCTACCGAATATGGGAACGTACAAACCTTTAGAAGCAACAAATGGCGTGTTTTTGATTTCTTTTGGATGCTTCATACCATGGACTATCAAGAGCGGGATAACTTCAACAACCTTTTGCTTAGGGCGTTTGCCCTGTTTGGATTGGTAACCATCCTTTCAGGATTCAGTCTTTACCTATTAACCTCAAGAATTTTTAATCCAAAAAAAAGTACAAAATGA